In one Gopherus evgoodei ecotype Sinaloan lineage chromosome 1, rGopEvg1_v1.p, whole genome shotgun sequence genomic region, the following are encoded:
- the TSPO gene encoding translocator protein isoform X1, protein MSSPVPRKLRAAAADSASVLDMVPTWAPAVGFTLLPHAGGFLGGMITKREIPIWYESLEKPSWRPPNWVFGPVWGTLYTSMGYGSYLVWKELGGFNEDSMVPLGLYAGQLALNWAWTPIFFGAHKIGWGLVNLLLTSGAATATTVTWYHVNKKAAYLMFPYLAWLTLASVLNYRIWKDNKNKKQS, encoded by the exons ATTCAGCATCTGTCTTGGATATGGTACCGACGTGGGCCCCAGCTGTTGGTTTCACACTCTTACCCCATGCAGGAGGGTTTTTGGGAGGCATGATAACAAAGAGAGAGATCCCTATATGGTATGAATCTCTTGAAAAGCCATCCTGGAGGCCACCTAACTGGGTGTTTGGCCCTGTCTGGGGAACTCTGTATACATCAATGGG ATATGGTTCTTACCTGGTATGGAAGGAGTTAGGAGGTTTCAATGAAGACTCAATGGTTCCACTTGGGCTGTATGCAGGGCAGCTGGCATTAAACTGGGCATGGACTCCCATATTCTTTGGAGCTCACAAAATAGGATGG GGGTTGGTCAATCTCCTACTCACTAGTGGTGCAGCAACAGCTACAACTGTCACCTGGTACCATGTCAACAAGAAAGCGGCTTATTTGATGTTTCCTTATTTAGCTTGGTTAACTTTGGCTTCTGTGCTCAATTACCGCATCTGGAAGGACAATAAAAACAAGAAGCAATCTTAA
- the TSPO gene encoding translocator protein isoform X2 translates to MVPTWAPAVGFTLLPHAGGFLGGMITKREIPIWYESLEKPSWRPPNWVFGPVWGTLYTSMGYGSYLVWKELGGFNEDSMVPLGLYAGQLALNWAWTPIFFGAHKIGWGLVNLLLTSGAATATTVTWYHVNKKAAYLMFPYLAWLTLASVLNYRIWKDNKNKKQS, encoded by the exons ATGGTACCGACGTGGGCCCCAGCTGTTGGTTTCACACTCTTACCCCATGCAGGAGGGTTTTTGGGAGGCATGATAACAAAGAGAGAGATCCCTATATGGTATGAATCTCTTGAAAAGCCATCCTGGAGGCCACCTAACTGGGTGTTTGGCCCTGTCTGGGGAACTCTGTATACATCAATGGG ATATGGTTCTTACCTGGTATGGAAGGAGTTAGGAGGTTTCAATGAAGACTCAATGGTTCCACTTGGGCTGTATGCAGGGCAGCTGGCATTAAACTGGGCATGGACTCCCATATTCTTTGGAGCTCACAAAATAGGATGG GGGTTGGTCAATCTCCTACTCACTAGTGGTGCAGCAACAGCTACAACTGTCACCTGGTACCATGTCAACAAGAAAGCGGCTTATTTGATGTTTCCTTATTTAGCTTGGTTAACTTTGGCTTCTGTGCTCAATTACCGCATCTGGAAGGACAATAAAAACAAGAAGCAATCTTAA